Proteins from one Brockia lithotrophica genomic window:
- a CDS encoding Anthranilate synthase, aminase component, giving the protein MLSSGREGSFLFVVHALTRRTPSDAWTPVTLAHALRARRPVLLESAEGESAVGRHSYLALGRLAELLLFPDGGFRVFPEEAATALSLAPRVPEVRGDAPFRRRSLAEGLAAFSRLFRLAEEAELPSGRFRGGFLFAASFELAHVLGEGGFVLPPHSVHGNAHMPLLYLALPEVLLTFDHRRGTLEWTSFALFLGDADAAEKRAKAAEARERLERLWEASAVASFPVTLLEEAGGEEAAVPDALVGEEEAAFRRRVEGILAAVRKGEVEQVVLSHRMEIPLSELAALPEEGEGASPTVGCPQERAFEVAFLAYRALRHANPSPYMYFFPVPRDLSRQGPPSSPAQGAPAPGEDFAALLVGSSPEVLFRIERDGARGEGARRVLVRPIAGTRRRGRTPEEDRRMREELLADAKEREEHEQLVRLTFADLAPLAEPGSLTLAAGGVLETYSHVIHLVSQVEGRLRPDVGAWDVLARLFPAGTVLGAPRTRALELLTAQEGVPRGFYGGAVGFVGFDGEADAAIAIRTLVFRENVVEAQAGAGIVAGSLPAREAMEIRNKRRVLLTALGVVRSALRRPAPRA; this is encoded by the coding sequence ATGCTCTCCTCCGGACGGGAGGGGAGCTTTTTGTTTGTCGTGCACGCACTCACGCGGCGCACCCCTTCGGACGCTTGGACCCCCGTAACCCTCGCCCACGCGCTTCGCGCTCGCCGTCCCGTGCTTCTCGAGAGCGCCGAAGGAGAAAGCGCCGTAGGCCGCCATTCCTATCTCGCCTTGGGCCGCCTCGCGGAGCTCCTCCTCTTTCCGGACGGGGGGTTCCGGGTCTTCCCTGAAGAGGCGGCGACGGCCCTCTCCCTTGCGCCTCGTGTCCCCGAGGTGCGGGGCGACGCACCTTTCCGGCGGAGGTCTTTGGCGGAGGGGCTCGCCGCTTTTTCCCGCCTCTTTCGCCTCGCAGAGGAGGCGGAGCTCCCCTCGGGACGCTTTCGCGGCGGCTTCCTCTTTGCCGCGAGCTTCGAGCTCGCGCACGTTCTGGGGGAGGGAGGGTTCGTCCTTCCGCCCCATAGCGTCCACGGGAACGCCCACATGCCCCTCCTCTACCTCGCCTTGCCCGAAGTCCTCCTCACCTTCGACCACCGCCGCGGCACGCTCGAGTGGACGTCGTTTGCCCTCTTTCTGGGGGACGCGGACGCGGCGGAAAAGCGGGCGAAGGCGGCGGAGGCGCGGGAGCGATTGGAGCGTCTCTGGGAAGCCTCTGCGGTCGCCTCTTTCCCCGTGACGCTTCTCGAAGAGGCAGGCGGGGAGGAGGCCGCCGTTCCGGACGCGCTCGTCGGGGAAGAGGAGGCGGCTTTCCGCCGGCGCGTGGAAGGCATTCTCGCCGCCGTTCGGAAGGGGGAGGTCGAGCAGGTCGTCCTCTCCCACCGCATGGAAATCCCCCTCTCCGAGCTCGCAGCCCTTCCCGAGGAGGGCGAGGGGGCTTCCCCCACGGTGGGGTGCCCGCAGGAACGCGCGTTCGAGGTGGCTTTCCTCGCCTACCGGGCGCTGCGGCACGCGAACCCGTCGCCGTACATGTACTTCTTTCCCGTTCCGCGGGACCTCTCCCGTCAAGGACCTCCCTCCTCCCCTGCGCAGGGTGCCCCCGCACCGGGGGAAGACTTTGCCGCTCTCCTCGTGGGGTCCTCGCCGGAAGTCCTCTTCCGCATCGAGCGCGACGGCGCCAGAGGGGAGGGGGCCAGACGGGTGCTCGTGCGGCCGATCGCCGGGACGCGGCGCCGGGGCCGCACGCCCGAAGAAGACCGCCGGATGCGGGAGGAGCTCCTCGCGGACGCCAAGGAGCGCGAGGAGCACGAGCAGCTCGTCCGCCTCACCTTTGCCGACCTCGCCCCGCTTGCCGAGCCGGGGTCGCTCACCCTCGCCGCGGGCGGCGTGCTCGAGACGTACTCGCACGTGATCCACCTCGTCTCTCAGGTCGAGGGTCGCCTCCGTCCGGACGTGGGGGCGTGGGACGTCCTGGCCCGCCTCTTCCCGGCGGGGACCGTGCTTGGCGCGCCGCGCACGCGGGCGCTCGAGCTTTTGACCGCCCAAGAGGGTGTCCCCCGCGGCTTTTACGGCGGTGCCGTTGGGTTCGTCGGCTTCGACGGCGAGGCAGACGCGGCGATCGCCATCCGCACCCTCGTGTTTCGCGAGAACGTCGTCGAGGCGCAGGCGGGGGCGGGGATCGTCGCCGGCTCCCTGCCCGCGCGGGAGGCTATGGAAATTCGCAACAAACGCCGTGTGCTCCTTACCGCCCTGGGGGTCGTCCGCTCGGCCCTCCGACGCCCGGCGCCACGGGCATGA
- a CDS encoding ABC transporter, ATP-binding protein translates to MPRQALSEAPPGSVILEIEHVTKRYGARIAVDDVSLRVSAGECLGFLGPNGAGKSTLLAAAAGIVRPDAGSIRIGNRDIWRSPREAKRLIGFVPQDVALYPTLTARENLAFWGSLAGIGDARTLRKRIAEVLELVGLEERDRDRVRNLSGGMKRRLNIAAALLHQPSLLFLDEPTVGIDPQSRRHILDTVRSLVRDKGLTVVYTSHYMEEVEDLCTRVAIVDRGKVLVVGTLDDVKRLAGEHETVELEVRGDARAARALLANHPAVLAVAEAIAETAAGGGGETGDADTLLVLRVERADHALPEILAALTSQLGGRVTLRALRVRRPDLETAFLALTGRTLRT, encoded by the coding sequence ATGCCACGCCAAGCGCTTTCCGAAGCGCCCCCCGGTTCTGTCATCCTCGAGATCGAGCACGTCACGAAGCGCTACGGCGCACGGATCGCCGTGGACGACGTGAGCCTACGGGTATCCGCAGGCGAGTGCTTGGGTTTCCTGGGACCCAACGGCGCGGGCAAGTCTACCTTGCTCGCCGCCGCCGCAGGGATCGTCCGCCCGGACGCAGGCAGCATCCGCATAGGAAACCGGGACATCTGGAGAAGTCCGCGGGAAGCAAAGCGCCTCATCGGGTTCGTCCCCCAAGACGTCGCCCTCTACCCCACCCTCACCGCCAGAGAAAACCTCGCCTTTTGGGGGTCGTTGGCGGGGATCGGCGATGCGCGCACCCTGCGCAAGCGCATCGCCGAGGTCCTCGAACTCGTGGGTCTCGAAGAGCGCGACCGGGACCGGGTACGCAACCTCTCGGGAGGAATGAAGCGGCGCCTGAACATCGCCGCGGCGCTCCTCCACCAGCCTTCCCTCCTCTTTTTGGACGAGCCTACGGTGGGCATCGACCCGCAGAGCCGGAGGCACATCCTGGACACCGTCCGCAGCCTCGTCCGGGACAAAGGACTCACCGTGGTGTATACGAGTCACTACATGGAAGAAGTCGAAGACCTCTGCACACGCGTCGCGATCGTCGATCGGGGGAAGGTCCTCGTCGTGGGAACCTTGGACGACGTGAAGCGCCTCGCGGGAGAGCACGAGACCGTAGAACTCGAAGTCCGGGGGGATGCCCGGGCTGCCCGTGCCCTTCTGGCAAACCATCCTGCTGTCCTCGCTGTCGCAGAAGCTATCGCCGAAACTGCCGCCGGGGGCGGTGGGGAAACCGGCGACGCCGACACGCTCCTCGTGCTCCGCGTCGAGCGCGCCGACCACGCCCTTCCGGAAATCCTCGCCGCGCTCACTTCCCAGCTCGGCGGACGCGTGACCCTCCGCGCCCTCCGAGTCCGCCGCCCCGACCTGGAAACCGCCTTCCTCGCCCTCACCGGACGAACCCTCCGGACCTAA
- a CDS encoding ABC transporter, ATP-binding protein yields MRAVLALTGSRILLALRDPLAFLLYLLFPSLLVGILGLAFQGTWGAPTLTPFSIAVLDETTTPEAEASARALREALRAAERSAPWSLAEKKDLPTALTLLRKEELGAVLVLRDGGNPLVVDAYLDERQPTRAAAVLSFLNAFQTLYVSPAAALPYAGSLFSSRPTTPQPAESPPPPPTAPRFGEPSSSPNDQPAVPFPAPLATPLEVKTTSLHPVGPFAYYTLAMGVMFTVFVAFGGAGQIVEDRNGSIFARMTTYPLGKGTILAGYLLGNAFVIWLSLLLLFFVAELAFGVRWHGLGLLIALAGVYALAWSGISLLLATTARDAAVLRMLGGFVGMAVGSVSGSMYPLYLFPPSVAAAAHVLPNTWALEAMLDVAAGRPASATWPAWIALTAYAVGSLILAARRLTRQGGA; encoded by the coding sequence GTGCGCGCGGTGCTCGCCCTCACCGGATCGCGGATCCTCCTCGCCCTCCGCGATCCCCTGGCCTTCCTCCTCTACCTCCTCTTTCCCTCCCTCCTCGTCGGGATCCTCGGCCTCGCCTTTCAGGGTACGTGGGGAGCGCCCACGCTCACGCCGTTTTCCATCGCCGTGCTGGACGAAACCACCACCCCGGAAGCCGAGGCGTCTGCCCGCGCGCTAAGGGAAGCCCTTCGCGCCGCCGAACGTTCTGCTCCCTGGAGCCTCGCAGAGAAAAAGGACCTCCCGACCGCCCTGACATTGCTTCGGAAGGAGGAACTCGGGGCCGTCCTCGTCCTCCGCGACGGCGGCAATCCCCTCGTCGTAGACGCCTACCTCGACGAGCGACAGCCGACGCGGGCGGCGGCGGTGCTCTCCTTTTTGAATGCCTTTCAGACGCTCTACGTCTCCCCTGCCGCCGCACTCCCGTACGCGGGGTCTCTTTTCTCCTCCCGGCCCACCACGCCTCAGCCCGCGGAATCTCCCCCACCCCCACCCACCGCACCTCGGTTCGGAGAACCCTCTTCCTCTCCGAACGATCAGCCCGCCGTCCCCTTTCCTGCCCCCCTTGCCACACCACTCGAGGTGAAGACGACTTCGCTTCACCCCGTAGGTCCCTTCGCCTACTACACCCTGGCCATGGGAGTTATGTTCACCGTATTCGTCGCCTTTGGCGGGGCGGGGCAGATCGTCGAAGACCGGAACGGTTCTATCTTTGCCCGCATGACCACGTACCCCTTGGGTAAGGGGACGATCCTCGCGGGGTACCTCCTGGGAAACGCCTTCGTCATCTGGCTCTCCCTCCTCCTCCTCTTCTTCGTGGCCGAACTCGCCTTCGGCGTGCGCTGGCACGGCTTGGGGCTCCTCATCGCCCTCGCGGGAGTGTACGCACTCGCCTGGTCGGGAATTTCCCTCCTCCTCGCTACCACCGCACGCGATGCAGCCGTCCTCCGGATGCTCGGGGGGTTCGTAGGAATGGCCGTGGGTAGTGTCTCCGGGAGCATGTACCCCCTTTACCTCTTTCCCCCGAGCGTAGCGGCCGCCGCCCACGTCCTTCCCAACACGTGGGCGCTCGAGGCGATGCTCGACGTCGCCGCGGGGCGACCCGCATCGGCCACCTGGCCGGCGTGGATCGCGCTCACCGCCTACGCCGTCGGAAGCCTCATCCTCGCCGCCCGGCGCCTTACCCGCCAAGGGGGTGCGTGA
- a CDS encoding putative ABC transporter (ATP-binding protein), with protein sequence MQGNHGFFSSFLAVLRLRFVSALANPRALLLSLALPLGFAAILGLFIPSETSGGKDEKGKAFPVRPFVTLGVALQEGGTVPDRVLDAFRAERGIAVVPVEEHLAEKSGRVEELLARRTVDALLLIPRSALSAMPAGGIPAPSDVLRQGSTSEGLSSEKGQGEGPGALLLVGPYAEDLREYLTLAVHLAFLRLANAEDGNTAGERHGEIVVHENNVRAMPDAPQGAEENTGAETTGSTSRASFPRTVLALALFFSLYQTLGDGAFLAEEKALGTWMRLRTLPASENGWALGHLGGIWFSRTFEVLFVLALASVFFSLPIANPGIIATAGALFVLVAAGAGVFVGSFFPGAAAYRAFAILLAVVSAMLSGTFWPPDVVSPTMQALAAWIPQSWAVDALLVGTSGGSWRDAAFALSLLAGTVAGSLLLATWGLHRALRA encoded by the coding sequence GTGCAAGGAAACCACGGCTTTTTCTCCTCCTTTCTCGCCGTCCTGCGCCTGCGCTTTGTATCCGCTTTGGCCAATCCCCGCGCTCTTCTCCTCTCCCTCGCACTCCCCCTCGGGTTTGCGGCAATCCTCGGGCTCTTTATCCCGAGCGAGACGAGCGGCGGAAAAGACGAAAAGGGCAAAGCCTTTCCCGTGCGCCCTTTTGTGACCCTCGGCGTGGCGCTTCAGGAGGGTGGCACCGTACCCGACCGCGTCCTCGACGCCTTCCGCGCGGAGCGCGGCATCGCCGTCGTCCCCGTAGAGGAACACCTCGCGGAAAAGAGCGGACGCGTCGAGGAGCTCCTCGCCCGCCGCACCGTGGACGCCCTCCTCCTCATCCCCCGATCGGCCTTGTCGGCCATGCCGGCAGGAGGAATCCCCGCTCCGTCCGACGTCTTACGGCAAGGGAGTACATCTGAAGGCCTCTCTTCCGAAAAGGGACAAGGAGAAGGACCGGGCGCGCTTCTCCTCGTAGGTCCCTACGCGGAAGACCTGCGCGAGTACCTCACTCTCGCCGTACACCTCGCCTTCCTTCGCCTCGCGAACGCCGAGGATGGCAATACGGCGGGGGAGCGACACGGCGAAATCGTCGTCCACGAGAACAACGTCCGCGCGATGCCGGATGCGCCACAGGGCGCCGAGGAAAACACCGGCGCGGAGACGACCGGATCCACGAGCCGCGCGTCCTTCCCCCGCACGGTGCTGGCCTTGGCCCTCTTTTTTTCCCTCTACCAAACGCTTGGGGACGGAGCCTTCCTCGCCGAAGAAAAGGCGCTCGGAACGTGGATGCGCCTTCGCACCCTCCCCGCTTCGGAAAACGGGTGGGCGCTCGGCCACCTCGGAGGGATCTGGTTCTCCCGCACCTTTGAAGTCCTCTTCGTCCTCGCGTTGGCCTCCGTATTCTTTTCCCTCCCCATCGCCAATCCCGGGATCATCGCCACCGCGGGAGCTCTCTTCGTCCTCGTCGCCGCCGGAGCGGGCGTCTTCGTGGGATCCTTCTTCCCCGGCGCGGCGGCGTACCGCGCCTTCGCCATCCTCCTCGCCGTCGTCTCGGCCATGCTCTCGGGTACGTTTTGGCCCCCGGACGTCGTGAGTCCGACGATGCAGGCGCTCGCCGCATGGATTCCCCAGAGCTGGGCGGTCGACGCCCTCCTCGTAGGTACTTCCGGGGGAAGCTGGAGAGATGCCGCATTCGCCCTATCCCTGCTTGCGGGAACCGTAGCGGGGAGTCTCCTCTTGGCCACGTGGGGTCTCCACAGAGCCCTGCGTGCGTAA
- a CDS encoding putative TEGT family carrier/transport protein → MTYPVQGSFPYAEKVEPLGKLIFHLGMSLLVAALAGILGIAFVPAGSPLFFLAVVVELAMIVGAVIVRARGGAVGYGFLYAFTAVTGFALAFPVYAYVSVLGGQLVAAAAGITAVSFLVLSAYASRAESDFSFLGGFLLVGTIGLVLVGLLGLFLPMGPLVNYVYTIGGIAIFTGWILYDISQYRNGIPARDLPMAVVNVFLDVVNLFLFILRLMAILTGNSRS, encoded by the coding sequence GTGACTTATCCCGTTCAAGGGTCATTCCCCTATGCCGAGAAGGTCGAGCCTCTTGGAAAGCTCATCTTTCACCTCGGGATGTCGCTCCTCGTGGCGGCTCTTGCGGGGATTTTGGGAATTGCCTTCGTTCCTGCGGGGAGCCCGCTGTTCTTCCTCGCGGTCGTCGTCGAGTTGGCGATGATCGTCGGCGCCGTGATCGTGCGGGCGAGGGGAGGCGCCGTAGGGTACGGGTTTCTCTACGCCTTCACGGCCGTCACGGGATTTGCTCTTGCCTTTCCCGTCTATGCCTACGTATCCGTTTTGGGCGGCCAGCTCGTCGCCGCTGCGGCGGGGATTACGGCGGTGAGCTTCCTCGTCCTTTCGGCGTACGCCTCGCGGGCGGAAAGCGACTTTTCCTTCCTCGGCGGTTTTCTCCTCGTGGGCACGATCGGTCTCGTCCTCGTTGGTCTCTTGGGTCTTTTCCTCCCCATGGGTCCGCTCGTGAACTACGTGTACACGATCGGCGGGATCGCGATTTTCACCGGATGGATCCTCTACGACATCTCTCAGTATCGGAACGGGATTCCCGCGCGAGATCTCCCCATGGCCGTGGTGAACGTGTTTTTGGACGTCGTGAACCTCTTTCTCTTCATCCTCCGTCTCATGGCGATCCTTACGGGAAACTCGCGGAGCTAG
- a CDS encoding Ribonucleotide reductase of class Ia (aerobic), beta subunit, which translates to MQVKQNKKKEDSSMLELRPGEPVVRKIRLLAPGKPNKATRIVGGEASGIVNWNDIRYPQFYTIYKTLLGNFWIPDEVPMTRDAKEWGSLTPREQEAYLKTIGLLSNLDSVQTRYVLEASLYVSDPSVHAILSVIAQQEAVHNQSYSYILSSIVPFDVQNKVFTDAHSDPAVLRRNMFIVDLYEEFREKRTAEALAKSLVASLILEGLNFYSGFAVFYNFARNQKMLGTSTMISYIQRDEMQHGYFVTQLIRAILTENPELDRNGEFSEFALETIAKAVELESEWTKNVLWGLSGIDLEEMLAYVKYLANKRLSMLGLPDLYPGYDENVMPWIQAYSDENINNIKTDFFEQRSRSYTKVTDVNGFDEL; encoded by the coding sequence GTGCAAGTAAAGCAGAATAAAAAAAAGGAGGATTCTTCCATGCTCGAACTCCGACCGGGAGAGCCAGTTGTGCGCAAAATCCGCCTTCTCGCGCCGGGGAAGCCGAACAAGGCCACGCGCATCGTAGGCGGAGAAGCGAGCGGGATCGTGAACTGGAACGACATCCGCTACCCGCAGTTCTACACGATCTACAAGACGCTTCTCGGGAATTTCTGGATCCCCGACGAGGTGCCCATGACGCGCGACGCCAAAGAGTGGGGGAGCCTCACGCCCAGGGAGCAGGAGGCGTATCTCAAGACGATCGGGCTTCTCTCCAACCTCGACTCCGTGCAGACGCGCTACGTGCTCGAAGCGAGCCTTTACGTCTCCGACCCGTCGGTGCACGCGATTCTTTCCGTGATCGCCCAGCAGGAAGCCGTGCACAACCAGAGCTACTCGTACATTCTTTCGTCCATCGTGCCCTTCGACGTCCAGAACAAAGTCTTTACCGACGCGCATTCCGACCCGGCCGTGCTCAGGCGCAACATGTTCATCGTGGATCTCTACGAAGAATTCCGCGAGAAGCGCACGGCGGAGGCTTTGGCGAAGAGCCTCGTCGCCTCCCTCATCCTCGAAGGGCTCAACTTCTACTCGGGCTTTGCGGTGTTTTACAACTTCGCGCGCAACCAGAAGATGCTCGGCACCTCCACGATGATCAGCTACATCCAGCGCGACGAGATGCAACACGGATATTTCGTCACCCAGCTCATCCGCGCGATCCTCACGGAAAACCCCGAGCTCGACCGAAACGGAGAGTTTTCGGAGTTTGCGCTTGAGACGATCGCGAAAGCGGTAGAGCTCGAAAGCGAGTGGACGAAAAACGTCCTCTGGGGGCTTAGCGGAATCGACCTCGAAGAGATGCTCGCGTACGTGAAGTATCTCGCGAACAAGCGCCTCTCCATGCTGGGACTTCCCGATCTCTATCCCGGCTACGACGAAAACGTGATGCCGTGGATTCAGGCGTACTCCGACGAAAACATAAACAACATCAAGACGGATTTCTTCGAACAGCGCTCCCGCTCGTACACCAAGGTGACGGATGTGAACGGGTTTGACGAGCTGTAA
- a CDS encoding Flavodoxin, giving the protein MKREVFPGGGTPAKGDGAPAKALVSYVSYSGNTRETAEIVAEVLSEKGFDVTLLDVSEATPPGELGGFDVYAFGALTWGDGELPEEMRVFLRGLLPLLEERAEEGRAPKASVFGTGDSIFPRFCWAVDIMFYHLTKREIPTFPEKLKIEQSPYGLGQVAKVKTWAEKLAEWAQSPFATESATHAGSVSKFAVK; this is encoded by the coding sequence ATGAAAAGGGAAGTATTTCCGGGGGGCGGCACCCCTGCAAAGGGGGACGGCGCCCCTGCAAAAGCGCTCGTAAGTTACGTTTCCTACAGCGGAAATACGCGGGAGACGGCGGAGATCGTCGCGGAAGTGCTTTCGGAGAAAGGCTTCGATGTGACGCTATTAGACGTTTCGGAGGCGACGCCTCCCGGGGAGCTCGGAGGCTTCGACGTGTACGCGTTCGGGGCGCTCACGTGGGGGGACGGAGAGCTTCCGGAGGAGATGCGCGTCTTCCTCCGCGGTCTTCTCCCCCTTCTCGAAGAGCGCGCCGAGGAAGGCCGCGCGCCTAAGGCTTCCGTCTTCGGCACGGGCGACAGCATCTTTCCCCGATTCTGTTGGGCGGTAGACATCATGTTCTATCACCTCACGAAGCGGGAAATCCCCACGTTCCCCGAAAAGCTCAAGATCGAACAATCTCCTTACGGCCTGGGGCAGGTTGCCAAGGTAAAGACGTGGGCGGAGAAACTCGCAGAGTGGGCGCAAAGCCCCTTCGCGACGGAGAGCGCGACGCATGCGGGAAGCGTTTCGAAGTTTGCGGTGAAGTAG
- a CDS encoding Ribonucleotide reductase of class Ia (aerobic), alpha subunit — translation MGTSTDIDGRTRKNPTYRTNGPPRHPGGEPVGRRRGREMAYTAPTNSGTGVTPAAPLSEAQLLREIQEVLSRFSHLDGTRFLERTLRAVRQDPEHDPYDYAVRNALDEIRIGAEDWTYVAARLYLRKLYREAAENRGYAYDPERPYQNFPELVRTLHALGVYSDAILKAYSPEELELAGTWLDPKKDELFTYLGLLTMSTRYLARDKEGRTFELPQERYLVIALYLMQKEDPARRMDLVREAYWALSNHYMTVATPTFANAGKAWGQLSSCFIDVVDDSLRGIYDSNTDAALLSKAGGGIGVYMGKLRPRGSAIKGIRGLSSGIVPWARQLNNTAVSVDQLGQRQGAIAIYLDVWHKDIFDFLDLKLNNGDPRMRTYDLFTGVAIPDLFMEQVEKRGPWYLFDPHEVRTKKGWSLEDFYDEEFGRGSFREKYWELVNDPEISKEEVPAIEVMKRIMRSQLETGSPYMLYRDTANRMNPNKHAGVIYASNLCTEILQNNSATTVVEEYLDEDGNIVTKKKPGDFVVCNLSSINLARAVPDDVLERLIPIQMRMLDNVIDLNRIEVLQAVVTNQKYRAVGLGVFGWHHLLVLEGIPWESEEAVEYADRLHEKIAFLAIRSSVELAKEKGSYPLFEGSEWQTGKYFERRGYVRPNYKELPPEEWTEWEKLADEVSRYGLRNGYLQAIAPTGTTSIVGGSTASIDPVYRKEYIEEKNNYRIRVIAPGMTPFRAALYKNAHEIDQMWSIRQNAARSKHVDQGISFNLYVRHDIKARDLLHLHLAAWKMGLKTTYYVRSTTVEVEECESCSS, via the coding sequence ATGGGGACGAGCACAGATATAGACGGGCGAACGCGTAAAAACCCTACATATAGGACAAACGGCCCACCTCGCCATCCCGGTGGGGAGCCGGTGGGGAGAAGGAGAGGAAGGGAAATGGCGTACACAGCTCCTACGAATTCGGGTACGGGAGTGACGCCCGCCGCACCTTTGAGCGAAGCGCAGCTCCTTCGAGAAATCCAAGAAGTCCTTTCTCGATTCTCCCATCTCGACGGCACGCGTTTCCTGGAGAGGACGCTTCGCGCCGTGCGCCAAGACCCCGAGCACGACCCGTACGACTACGCCGTAAGAAACGCGCTCGACGAAATCCGCATCGGCGCGGAAGACTGGACGTACGTCGCCGCGCGCCTCTACCTTCGCAAGCTCTACCGCGAGGCGGCGGAAAACCGGGGCTACGCGTACGACCCGGAAAGGCCGTATCAAAACTTTCCGGAGCTCGTTCGCACGCTCCACGCACTTGGCGTCTATTCCGACGCGATCCTCAAAGCCTACTCTCCGGAAGAACTCGAGCTAGCGGGCACGTGGCTCGATCCCAAGAAAGACGAGCTCTTCACGTATCTCGGGCTTCTCACGATGAGCACGCGCTACCTCGCGCGGGATAAAGAGGGGAGGACGTTCGAGCTTCCGCAGGAGCGCTACCTCGTCATCGCCCTCTACCTCATGCAGAAGGAAGACCCCGCCCGGCGCATGGATCTCGTGCGCGAGGCGTACTGGGCGCTTTCCAACCACTACATGACCGTGGCGACGCCGACGTTTGCCAACGCGGGGAAGGCTTGGGGGCAGCTTTCGAGCTGCTTCATCGACGTCGTGGACGACTCCCTCCGGGGGATTTACGATTCCAACACCGACGCGGCGCTTCTCTCGAAGGCGGGCGGAGGAATCGGCGTCTACATGGGGAAGCTCCGCCCGCGCGGGAGCGCGATCAAGGGGATTCGCGGGCTTTCCTCCGGCATCGTGCCCTGGGCGCGACAGCTCAACAACACCGCCGTATCCGTCGACCAGCTGGGGCAAAGGCAGGGCGCGATCGCCATCTACCTCGACGTGTGGCACAAAGACATCTTCGACTTCCTCGACCTCAAGCTCAACAACGGCGACCCGCGCATGCGGACGTACGACCTCTTCACCGGCGTGGCGATTCCCGACCTCTTCATGGAGCAGGTGGAGAAGAGGGGCCCGTGGTATCTCTTCGATCCCCACGAAGTGCGCACCAAGAAGGGATGGAGCCTCGAAGACTTCTACGACGAGGAGTTCGGCCGGGGGAGCTTCCGGGAGAAGTACTGGGAGCTCGTAAACGACCCGGAGATCTCGAAAGAAGAAGTTCCCGCAATCGAAGTGATGAAGCGCATCATGCGCTCGCAGCTCGAGACGGGAAGCCCGTACATGCTCTACCGCGACACGGCCAATCGGATGAATCCCAACAAGCACGCGGGTGTGATCTACGCGTCTAACCTGTGCACGGAAATCCTCCAGAACAACTCCGCCACGACGGTTGTGGAAGAGTACCTGGACGAAGACGGAAACATCGTGACGAAGAAGAAGCCGGGCGACTTCGTGGTGTGCAACCTCTCCTCGATCAACCTCGCCCGGGCGGTGCCGGACGATGTGCTCGAACGTCTCATCCCCATTCAAATGCGCATGCTCGACAACGTGATCGATTTAAACCGCATAGAAGTGCTTCAGGCCGTGGTGACGAACCAAAAATACCGCGCCGTGGGGCTTGGAGTCTTCGGCTGGCACCACCTCCTCGTTCTGGAAGGCATCCCGTGGGAATCGGAAGAGGCCGTAGAGTACGCCGACAGGCTCCACGAAAAGATCGCCTTCCTCGCGATACGCTCTTCCGTGGAGCTCGCAAAAGAGAAGGGCTCGTATCCCCTCTTCGAAGGATCGGAGTGGCAGACGGGGAAGTACTTCGAGCGCCGGGGCTACGTCCGCCCGAACTACAAAGAACTTCCTCCCGAAGAGTGGACGGAGTGGGAGAAGCTGGCGGACGAAGTGAGCCGCTACGGGCTCAGAAACGGATACCTTCAGGCGATAGCTCCCACGGGCACGACGTCCATCGTGGGCGGCTCCACCGCATCCATCGATCCGGTATACCGCAAAGAGTACATCGAAGAGAAGAACAACTACCGGATTCGCGTCATAGCGCCGGGTATGACGCCGTTTAGGGCTGCGCTCTACAAAAACGCCCACGAAATCGACCAGATGTGGAGCATCCGGCAGAACGCCGCGCGTTCGAAACACGTAGACCAGGGAATTTCCTTCAACCTCTACGTGAGGCACGACATCAAAGCGCGGGATCTCTTACATCTCCACCTCGCGGCGTGGAAGATGGGGCTCAAGACGACGTACTACGTCCGCTCCACGACGGTGGAAGTCGAAGAGTGCGAATCGTGTTCGTCGTGA